One Citricoccus sp. K5 DNA window includes the following coding sequences:
- a CDS encoding HNH endonuclease signature motif containing protein — MFEAQPSQRSDGDVRQPDGGATGSATAAGARVPVVAVPVNALHLIGLRQALALMVPAAALNPGELDARRSIASPDGAEAEAIDRIQALEALKSACAAAQARETAALHTHRTNAEAAQGIPEARRGRGLPGEVGLARRTGSRGSKQLRLALNLTADLPHTLEALTTGRISEEQAAAIDRQTHWLTSSQRQAADSVLAERIECLGHRELVQEAQAAAQGQDPAAALQRQEQACRDRHLSLKPAQTNPGMAYLTALLPIAQGAACYQNLTSAAASTIAEGDAAERTPQQVLTDLFVQRLTGQTTADAVPVEIQLIMTDTTLLDTANDSSSPAGPAGSTAGTAGQAASGSGREANLPAWLPGHGPIPAPVARRMIADTEAEVFIRRLYTAPGTGQLVAMDSHRRAFSGLLRHMVLLRDGICRTPYCDAPIRHVDHVTPHREGGPTSWDNASGLCVRCNHTKENPGWAHHATAGELRVTTPTGHEYTNHPRPLTPPAEPECPSTAPPLKEAQSEEPGRPRVIACSTNTTVTATLPDNLSKDMPDGSSLRAIVRPRRGRSALRSPLRFEMAHATLQLGHTLQPDHPSSLEATLRKSLASH; from the coding sequence ATGTTCGAAGCCCAGCCGAGTCAGCGAAGCGACGGTGATGTGCGCCAGCCCGACGGCGGCGCCACCGGTAGTGCCACAGCCGCCGGTGCGCGGGTTCCGGTGGTTGCGGTCCCGGTCAACGCGCTTCACCTCATCGGCCTGCGCCAGGCCCTGGCGCTGATGGTCCCCGCCGCGGCCCTCAATCCCGGTGAGTTGGACGCGCGGCGGTCCATTGCATCTCCGGACGGGGCCGAAGCAGAGGCCATTGACCGGATTCAGGCCCTGGAAGCACTGAAATCAGCTTGTGCAGCCGCCCAAGCCCGCGAGACCGCCGCCCTGCACACCCACCGGACCAACGCCGAGGCTGCCCAGGGCATTCCCGAAGCTCGTCGGGGTCGAGGGCTGCCCGGCGAAGTCGGCCTGGCCCGCCGCACCGGATCCCGGGGCTCCAAACAGCTCCGCCTTGCCCTGAACTTGACGGCGGATTTGCCCCACACCCTGGAGGCGCTGACCACTGGCCGCATCAGCGAAGAACAAGCAGCCGCGATCGACCGCCAAACCCACTGGCTCACCTCATCCCAACGCCAGGCCGCCGATTCTGTCTTGGCCGAGCGGATCGAATGCCTCGGCCACCGCGAACTCGTCCAGGAAGCTCAAGCCGCTGCCCAAGGACAAGACCCCGCCGCCGCGCTCCAACGCCAGGAACAAGCCTGCCGCGACCGGCACCTGAGCCTGAAGCCCGCCCAGACCAACCCCGGCATGGCCTACCTCACCGCCTTGCTGCCGATCGCCCAGGGCGCGGCCTGCTACCAGAACCTAACCTCGGCCGCTGCCAGCACCATCGCCGAAGGCGACGCCGCCGAGAGGACGCCACAGCAGGTCCTCACCGACCTCTTCGTCCAGCGCCTCACGGGCCAGACAACCGCCGACGCCGTCCCCGTCGAGATCCAACTGATCATGACCGACACCACCCTCCTCGACACCGCTAACGACTCATCCAGCCCTGCCGGACCAGCCGGGTCTACTGCCGGAACTGCTGGTCAGGCCGCTTCTGGATCCGGGCGGGAGGCGAACCTCCCGGCGTGGTTGCCCGGTCACGGTCCGATCCCGGCACCGGTGGCACGCCGGATGATCGCGGACACCGAGGCCGAGGTCTTCATCCGCCGGCTCTACACCGCACCTGGCACCGGTCAACTCGTCGCGATGGACTCCCACCGCCGCGCCTTCTCCGGCCTGCTGCGGCACATGGTGCTCCTGCGAGACGGGATCTGCCGAACCCCGTACTGCGATGCCCCGATCCGGCACGTCGACCACGTCACACCCCACCGCGAAGGCGGGCCCACCTCCTGGGACAACGCCTCCGGACTCTGCGTGCGCTGCAACCACACCAAAGAAAATCCCGGCTGGGCCCACCACGCCACCGCCGGCGAACTCCGTGTCACCACCCCCACCGGCCACGAGTACACCAATCACCCCCGGCCCCTCACCCCACCAGCAGAGCCAGAATGCCCGTCGACAGCACCACCGCTGAAAGAAGCGCAGTCGGAGGAACCTGGACGGCCACGAGTGATCGCCTGCTCCACGAACACCACCGTGACCGCCACCCTGCCGGACAACCTCTCCAAGGACATGCCAGACGGCTCGTCACTGCGCGCAATAGTCAGACCACGGAGGGGGAGATCGGCGCTGAGGTCACCGTTGCGCTTTGAGATGGCTCACGCGACCCTGCAACTAGGCCACACCCTGCAACCAGACCACCCGAGTAGCCTAGAAGCAACGCTGAGAAAGTCGTTGGCCAGCCACTAG
- a CDS encoding NAD(P)H-quinone oxidoreductase: MSQELHHHTMRAVTYTGAGGREVLSVEDLALPVPGTGEVLIKVTAAGINRADLLQRAGNYPVPEGASEVPGLEVAGTIEETGAGVGNWDFGTPVCALLAGGGYAEYVSVPAGQVVPVPDGVSLTDAAGLPEVAATCWSNLVQQAGVGRGDWVLVHGGTGGIGSFALQLLKALGARPVATAGSAEKVQRSLELGAEAAINHREEDFVARMKEITGGHGADVILDVMGAKYLEKNVAALAQGGRLVVIGLQGGASGTLPIGKVMGKNAVVTGTMLRPRPAEEKAGIMRDVAEHVWPLVTSGAIRTTTDAVFALEDVAAAQDRFEEADRTGKILLVTGETP; encoded by the coding sequence ATGTCCCAGGAGCTCCATCACCACACCATGCGGGCCGTGACGTACACCGGCGCCGGCGGTCGCGAGGTCCTCTCAGTGGAGGACCTTGCCCTCCCTGTGCCCGGGACCGGTGAGGTCCTCATCAAGGTCACCGCTGCCGGCATCAACCGCGCGGACCTGCTGCAGCGGGCAGGCAACTATCCGGTCCCAGAGGGTGCCTCGGAGGTGCCCGGGCTGGAGGTCGCCGGAACGATCGAGGAGACCGGGGCCGGCGTCGGGAACTGGGATTTCGGCACGCCTGTCTGTGCCCTGCTGGCCGGTGGCGGCTATGCGGAGTACGTGTCGGTCCCCGCCGGACAGGTGGTTCCCGTACCAGACGGCGTCTCCCTCACCGATGCGGCCGGCCTCCCGGAGGTCGCGGCCACCTGTTGGTCCAACCTGGTCCAGCAAGCGGGCGTGGGCCGGGGCGACTGGGTGCTCGTGCACGGTGGCACCGGCGGGATCGGCTCGTTCGCTCTGCAACTGTTGAAGGCACTGGGCGCGCGTCCCGTGGCGACCGCCGGTAGCGCGGAAAAGGTGCAACGGAGTCTCGAGCTGGGTGCTGAGGCAGCCATCAACCACCGCGAGGAGGACTTCGTGGCCCGGATGAAGGAGATCACCGGCGGTCATGGCGCGGATGTGATCCTGGACGTGATGGGTGCGAAGTATCTGGAGAAGAATGTTGCTGCCTTGGCGCAAGGCGGGCGACTGGTGGTGATCGGCCTGCAGGGCGGTGCCTCCGGAACCCTGCCGATCGGCAAGGTCATGGGCAAGAACGCCGTGGTGACCGGGACGATGCTGCGTCCACGGCCCGCGGAGGAGAAGGCCGGGATCATGCGGGACGTGGCCGAACACGTCTGGCCGCTGGTGACCTCCGGAGCCATTCGCACCACCACGGACGCGGTGTTCGCTCTGGAAGACGTGGCGGCGGCCCAGGACCGCTTTGAAGAGGCGGACCGGACGGGCAAGATCCTGCTCGTGACCGGGGAGACGCCTTGA
- a CDS encoding HAD family hydrolase — translation MMPATAQPHRDVRTRRPLKLAVLDMAGTTVDEGGLQDEAFNTAILQEGIEPGGSRSDAMVGYFREARGTSRHEIFRSIFAEDLVAARRANACFEATYDRLLAERGVRPVDGAAEAVAALREAGMKIVLTTGFARHTQNMILESLDWMGVSDLSLCPSDAGRGVPYPDMILTALLALDLEDVRSVMTVGDTAGDIRAGQRAGAGLTVGVLTGYHDEAVLSGAGAAAVVPSIRDVPALVSGAGC, via the coding sequence ATGATGCCTGCCACCGCCCAACCCCACCGGGACGTCCGTACGCGGCGTCCGCTGAAGCTGGCCGTGCTGGACATGGCCGGCACCACCGTGGACGAGGGAGGCCTCCAGGACGAGGCCTTCAACACCGCGATCCTGCAGGAGGGCATCGAACCCGGTGGCTCCCGATCGGACGCGATGGTGGGGTATTTCCGCGAGGCCCGCGGCACGTCGCGGCATGAGATTTTCCGCTCGATCTTCGCCGAGGACCTGGTGGCGGCCCGCCGTGCCAATGCGTGCTTCGAGGCCACCTATGACCGGTTGCTCGCCGAACGTGGCGTCCGCCCGGTGGACGGTGCCGCGGAGGCCGTGGCCGCGCTCCGCGAGGCAGGGATGAAGATCGTGCTGACCACCGGTTTCGCCCGGCACACCCAGAACATGATCCTGGAGTCACTGGACTGGATGGGCGTCTCCGATCTCAGCCTGTGCCCCTCGGACGCCGGCCGCGGCGTGCCCTACCCGGACATGATCCTCACGGCCCTGCTGGCCCTGGACCTCGAGGACGTCCGCTCCGTCATGACGGTCGGGGACACGGCCGGGGACATCCGGGCCGGCCAGCGGGCCGGTGCCGGGCTGACCGTCGGAGTGCTCACCGGCTATCACGACGAGGCCGTGCTCAGCGGTGCCGGTGCGGCCGCCGTCGTGCCCTCCATCCGGGACGTCCCGGCCCTGGTGAGCGGCGCGGGCTGCTGA
- a CDS encoding alpha/beta hydrolase, which translates to MRLHPFPSTSGAIAAVFATALVLTGCTSDGGPDGGPGEPGGPTSGAAEPTSGTAAVPEGLEDLYAQEPAWQSCEQDAGDFECATVEAPLDYADPEGERIELSLVRTGGAEDGAPHLLLNPGGPGASGVDMVVDSLDYVVSGAVQDHYAVVGFDPRGVSRSAPVECLSDEEMDAAREEHLDPSTDEGLDQVRDSAREYAQACDENTGEVLGHVDTDSAARDMDLMRAVLGDQQLNYLGFSYGTALGASYAEQFPANVGRMVLDGAMDPSLDEFEVSLGQAEAFEKAITAWAESCLAGPECPLSGTAEDGVQQLRELLAQVEQSPLTSSDGRQVPAATFVAGLITPLYADENWPMLTQAVADAMDGNPDLMLYLADLNAGRDEDGEYGSNINDAFTAINCLDSSAPSDTETLRSQAEQLDEASPTIGRFLAYGGANCAEWPEKPVDEPAPASAPGAAPIVVIGTQGDPATPYEWAPALADQLESGVLVSWNGQGHTAYGRAGECIGTAVDGYLIDGEVPEDGLTCD; encoded by the coding sequence GTGCGCCTGCACCCCTTCCCGTCCACCTCCGGTGCCATCGCCGCCGTCTTCGCAACCGCCCTGGTGCTCACCGGTTGCACCTCGGATGGCGGGCCGGACGGAGGACCGGGTGAGCCAGGTGGGCCGACCTCCGGAGCCGCGGAGCCGACGTCGGGCACCGCCGCCGTTCCGGAGGGGCTGGAGGACCTCTACGCCCAGGAGCCCGCGTGGCAGTCCTGCGAGCAGGATGCCGGCGACTTCGAGTGCGCCACCGTGGAGGCCCCGCTGGACTATGCGGATCCGGAGGGTGAACGGATCGAGCTGTCCCTGGTCCGGACCGGCGGCGCCGAGGATGGCGCGCCGCACCTGCTGTTGAACCCCGGTGGCCCGGGGGCGTCCGGGGTGGACATGGTGGTGGACTCCCTGGACTACGTGGTCTCCGGAGCCGTCCAGGACCACTACGCCGTGGTCGGATTCGACCCTCGGGGTGTGTCCCGCTCGGCGCCGGTGGAGTGCCTGTCCGACGAGGAGATGGACGCGGCCCGCGAGGAGCACCTCGATCCCTCCACAGACGAGGGTCTGGACCAGGTCAGGGATTCCGCCCGAGAGTATGCGCAGGCCTGCGATGAGAACACCGGTGAGGTCCTCGGCCACGTGGACACCGACTCCGCGGCCCGGGACATGGACCTGATGCGGGCCGTGCTGGGCGATCAGCAGCTGAATTACCTCGGCTTCTCCTACGGCACCGCCCTGGGGGCCTCCTACGCCGAGCAGTTCCCGGCCAACGTGGGCCGGATGGTGCTGGACGGGGCCATGGATCCCTCCCTCGACGAGTTCGAGGTCAGCCTGGGCCAGGCCGAGGCGTTCGAGAAGGCCATCACGGCGTGGGCCGAGTCCTGCCTGGCCGGCCCGGAGTGCCCGCTGTCCGGCACTGCGGAGGACGGCGTGCAGCAGCTCCGCGAGCTGCTGGCACAGGTGGAGCAGTCCCCGCTGACGTCCTCCGACGGGCGGCAGGTGCCGGCCGCCACCTTCGTCGCGGGGCTGATCACCCCGCTGTACGCCGACGAGAACTGGCCGATGCTCACCCAGGCCGTCGCCGATGCCATGGACGGCAACCCGGACCTGATGCTCTACCTCGCGGACCTGAACGCCGGACGGGACGAGGACGGCGAGTACGGCTCCAACATCAACGACGCCTTCACCGCCATCAACTGCCTCGACTCCTCCGCGCCGTCCGACACCGAGACGCTCCGGAGCCAGGCCGAGCAGCTGGACGAGGCCTCCCCGACCATCGGCCGTTTCCTGGCCTACGGCGGGGCGAACTGTGCCGAGTGGCCCGAGAAGCCGGTGGACGAGCCCGCCCCCGCCAGTGCCCCCGGGGCAGCGCCGATCGTGGTCATCGGCACCCAGGGCGACCCCGCCACCCCGTACGAGTGGGCCCCGGCGCTGGCCGACCAGCTCGAGTCCGGGGTGCTCGTCTCCTGGAACGGCCAGGGCCACACCGCCTACGGCCGGGCCGGGGAGTGCATCGGGACCGCCGTGGACGGGTACCTGATCGACGGTGAGGTGCCCGAGGACGGGCTGACCTGCGACTGA
- a CDS encoding DNA polymerase III subunit delta' — MSSATDSPPDFPPSVAPAWAELAGQEAAVRQLSRAATMDSPTHAWLFTGPPGSGRSNAARAFAQALQCEREDPAQRGCGHCHACLTVHAGTHADVKVMATENVTYKIDEIRELIALAQDRPSSGRWRIFIIEDADRMTERATNVLLKAIEEPPARTIWMLCAPSPADVLVTIRSRCRPVGLRIPSVQSVADLLVDRDGLDPALALFAARASQSHVGMARRLARDEGARKRREAVVHLPLRIQATSDAVALAKELVEVTQEEAKSSAEVRNAEERAGLLRALGLGEDEKVPPKLRHHVKRLEDSQTARNKRSVHDTLDRAMIDLTGLFRDVLALQLGTGAELVNEHLRDELGSYAHGATAERTVARIDAVATARRRLAGNVPPLLALEAMTMSFLPDRILDRRPGEQV, encoded by the coding sequence ATGAGCTCCGCAACCGACTCCCCACCCGATTTCCCGCCCAGCGTGGCACCCGCGTGGGCCGAACTCGCGGGTCAGGAGGCCGCCGTCCGGCAATTGTCCCGGGCCGCGACCATGGACTCCCCCACCCATGCCTGGCTGTTCACCGGGCCGCCCGGCTCCGGACGGTCCAATGCCGCGCGGGCATTCGCCCAGGCACTGCAGTGCGAGAGAGAGGACCCGGCTCAGCGCGGCTGCGGACACTGCCACGCGTGCCTGACCGTGCACGCGGGGACGCACGCGGACGTCAAGGTCATGGCCACCGAGAACGTCACCTACAAGATCGACGAGATCCGCGAGCTGATCGCCCTCGCCCAGGACCGCCCCTCCTCCGGGCGGTGGCGGATCTTCATCATCGAGGACGCGGACCGCATGACGGAGCGCGCCACGAACGTGCTGCTCAAGGCGATCGAGGAGCCGCCGGCCCGGACCATCTGGATGCTGTGCGCGCCCTCCCCTGCGGACGTGCTCGTGACCATTCGCTCCCGTTGCCGTCCCGTGGGGTTGCGCATCCCGTCGGTGCAGTCGGTCGCGGACCTGCTGGTGGACCGCGACGGCCTGGACCCGGCACTGGCGCTGTTCGCGGCCCGTGCCTCCCAGTCCCACGTGGGCATGGCCCGGCGGCTGGCCCGGGACGAGGGGGCCCGGAAGCGCCGTGAAGCCGTGGTCCACCTGCCGCTGCGGATCCAGGCGACCTCTGATGCGGTGGCCCTGGCCAAGGAGCTGGTGGAGGTCACCCAGGAGGAGGCGAAGTCCTCGGCCGAGGTCCGCAACGCCGAGGAGAGGGCCGGTCTGCTGCGCGCGCTGGGCCTGGGTGAGGACGAGAAGGTCCCGCCCAAGCTGCGCCACCATGTCAAGCGCCTCGAGGACAGCCAGACGGCACGCAACAAGCGCTCCGTGCATGACACCCTCGACCGCGCGATGATCGACCTGACGGGCCTGTTCCGGGACGTGCTGGCCCTGCAGCTGGGCACCGGGGCCGAGCTGGTCAACGAGCACCTCCGGGACGAACTCGGTTCCTACGCCCACGGCGCCACCGCCGAGCGGACCGTGGCCCGGATCGACGCCGTGGCCACCGCCCGCCGGCGCCTGGCCGGCAACGTGCCCCCACTGTTGGCGCTCGAAGCCATGACGATGAGTTTCCTGCCAGACCGCATCCTGGACCGACGTCCGGGCGAGCAGGTCTGA
- the tmk gene encoding dTMP kinase has protein sequence MIEQPSTSSGPVPLPTGPQGLFIAFEGGDGSGKSTQARLLAERLTAEGHEVLLTREPGGTDVGEQLRSLVLDPAHAPIDPVTEALIFASARSAHVRQLIGPALAAGRTVVTDRYVDSSVAYQGAGRGLGTETVAGINEWATGGLHPDLTVLLDVDTGTAATRRADRAKAAGGTGPDRLESEPEPFHQRIRTAFTDRAALAPDRYLVLDAGRPALEIAAEVWGRVAGTLGREAGR, from the coding sequence GTGATCGAGCAGCCTTCCACCTCCTCCGGACCCGTCCCTTTGCCGACCGGTCCGCAGGGTCTCTTCATCGCCTTCGAGGGCGGGGACGGCTCCGGCAAGTCCACCCAGGCGCGGTTGCTCGCCGAACGACTGACGGCCGAGGGCCACGAGGTGCTGCTGACGCGCGAGCCGGGCGGGACCGACGTCGGCGAACAGCTGCGCTCCCTCGTGCTGGACCCGGCCCACGCCCCCATCGACCCGGTGACCGAGGCCCTGATCTTCGCCTCCGCCCGATCGGCCCACGTCCGCCAGCTGATCGGCCCGGCCCTGGCCGCCGGCCGCACCGTGGTGACCGACCGCTACGTGGACTCCTCCGTGGCCTACCAGGGTGCCGGCCGGGGCCTCGGCACAGAAACCGTGGCCGGGATCAACGAGTGGGCCACCGGCGGGCTGCACCCGGACCTGACCGTCCTGCTGGACGTGGACACCGGCACCGCCGCCACCCGCCGCGCCGACCGTGCAAAGGCTGCCGGCGGCACCGGACCGGACCGCCTGGAGTCCGAGCCCGAACCCTTCCACCAGCGCATCCGCACCGCCTTCACGGACCGTGCCGCTCTGGCCCCGGACCGCTACCTGGTGCTCGACGCCGGCCGGCCCGCCCTCGAGATCGCCGCCGAGGTCTGGGGCCGGGTCGCCGGGACGCTCGGCCGCGAGGCTGGCCGATGA
- a CDS encoding PLP-dependent aspartate aminotransferase family protein: MHPETLLVSASRPAREVDAPVNDPVHFTSTFVGWEPDAAGPRRLYGRMSNPTWDGPEQLLAALEGVEDPAGRPALLFSSGMAAISAALHLAPNGGRIVAPQHAYQGGLSLLDSLQQTGRLAVERVDVTDTEAVTAAVAGASILWLESPTNPMLEVADLAALTEAAHAAGALVVVDNTFATPLVQRPLELGADVVVHSVTKYLAGHSDVVLGAAVTDDAGLHRQLHAHRTLHGAIAGPMEAFLALRGMRTLALRLERSQANAAELARRLDAARREGTLPVAAVTYPGLPDHPQHALAAAQMQGGFGSVLTVVMEGAAAADAVVQNLRHWVPATSLGGVESLVERRRRFDGEPATVPAGLLRLSVGIEHVDDLWEDLQAGMGATAVG; the protein is encoded by the coding sequence ATGCATCCCGAAACCCTGTTGGTCAGTGCCTCCCGTCCCGCCCGGGAGGTGGATGCCCCGGTCAACGATCCGGTGCATTTCACCTCCACGTTCGTCGGCTGGGAGCCGGACGCGGCGGGGCCCCGCCGGCTCTACGGGCGCATGTCCAATCCCACCTGGGACGGCCCGGAGCAGCTGCTGGCAGCCCTGGAAGGTGTGGAGGACCCGGCCGGTCGGCCCGCCCTGCTGTTCTCCTCCGGCATGGCCGCCATCTCGGCCGCCCTGCACCTGGCCCCGAACGGTGGCCGCATCGTGGCCCCGCAGCACGCCTACCAGGGCGGGCTGTCCCTGCTGGACTCGCTGCAGCAGACCGGACGGCTGGCCGTGGAGCGGGTGGATGTCACGGACACCGAGGCGGTGACCGCGGCCGTGGCCGGCGCCAGCATCCTCTGGCTCGAATCGCCCACCAACCCCATGCTGGAGGTGGCGGATCTCGCCGCCCTCACCGAGGCCGCGCATGCGGCCGGCGCCCTCGTGGTGGTGGACAACACCTTCGCCACGCCGTTGGTGCAGCGGCCGCTCGAGCTGGGCGCCGACGTCGTGGTCCATTCGGTGACCAAGTACCTGGCCGGGCACTCGGACGTGGTGCTGGGTGCCGCCGTGACGGACGACGCCGGCCTGCACCGCCAGCTGCACGCCCACCGCACGCTGCACGGGGCGATCGCCGGTCCCATGGAGGCGTTCCTGGCGCTGCGCGGCATGCGCACCCTGGCCCTGCGCCTCGAGCGCTCGCAGGCCAATGCGGCCGAGCTGGCCCGCCGCCTTGATGCGGCCCGGCGCGAGGGCACCCTGCCGGTGGCCGCCGTGACGTACCCGGGCCTGCCGGACCACCCGCAGCACGCCCTGGCCGCCGCCCAGATGCAGGGTGGTTTCGGCTCCGTGCTGACGGTCGTGATGGAGGGTGCGGCGGCAGCCGATGCCGTGGTCCAGAACCTGCGCCACTGGGTCCCCGCCACCTCCCTGGGCGGCGTGGAGTCGCTGGTCGAGCGCCGCCGGCGTTTCGACGGTGAACCGGCCACCGTCCCGGCCGGCCTGCTGCGGCTGAGCGTGGGCATCGAACACGTGGACGACTTGTGGGAGGACCTGCAGGCCGGGATGGGGGCCACGGCGGTAGGCTGA
- a CDS encoding DUF2516 family protein has translation MYPWILVTTVENWLYIALSLVAVVLAVWAFGDCLTRGKDQFERAGQKTKTFWLLLTGVAAFVGLVSMAGAIGSLGAGFSLFQIAALCVAAVYLAGPRGELKLFGSGGSRPYGY, from the coding sequence ATGTATCCGTGGATTCTGGTCACGACCGTTGAGAACTGGCTCTACATCGCCTTGTCCCTGGTGGCCGTCGTGCTGGCCGTCTGGGCCTTCGGCGACTGCCTGACCCGGGGCAAGGACCAGTTCGAACGGGCCGGGCAGAAGACCAAGACGTTCTGGCTGCTCCTCACCGGGGTGGCGGCGTTCGTGGGCCTGGTGTCCATGGCCGGGGCCATCGGCAGTCTGGGCGCCGGGTTCAGCCTGTTCCAGATCGCTGCCCTGTGCGTGGCCGCCGTGTACCTGGCCGGGCCGCGCGGTGAGCTGAAGCTCTTCGGCAGCGGCGGCTCGCGCCCCTACGGGTATTGA
- a CDS encoding phosphoglyceromutase produces the protein MAETPYKLVLLRHGQSDWNEKNLFTGWVDVPLTAKGREEAARGGELLAAEGLLPDVLHTSVLKRAITTANLALEAADRQWIPVKRDWRLNERHYGALQGKDKAQIREEFGEEQFMVWRRSYDTPPPALDDSSEFSQVDDPRYASLGEGMPRTECLQDVVTRLLPYWETEIVPDLKAGKTVLVAAHGNSLRALVKHLDGISDEDIAGVNIPTGIPLYYELDERLKPVTANGRYLDPEAAAAGAAAVAAQGTAK, from the coding sequence ATGGCTGAGACACCCTACAAGCTCGTCCTGCTGCGGCACGGCCAGAGCGACTGGAATGAGAAGAACCTGTTCACCGGTTGGGTGGATGTGCCGCTGACCGCCAAGGGCCGCGAGGAGGCCGCCCGGGGCGGTGAACTTCTCGCCGCCGAGGGGCTGTTGCCGGACGTCCTGCACACCTCCGTGCTGAAGCGGGCCATCACCACCGCCAACCTGGCCCTCGAAGCGGCCGACCGGCAGTGGATCCCGGTCAAGCGCGACTGGCGCCTGAACGAGCGCCACTACGGCGCCCTGCAGGGCAAGGACAAGGCCCAGATCCGGGAAGAGTTCGGCGAGGAACAGTTCATGGTCTGGCGCCGCTCCTATGACACCCCGCCGCCCGCGCTGGACGACTCCTCCGAGTTCTCGCAGGTCGATGATCCCCGCTATGCCAGCCTCGGAGAGGGCATGCCGCGCACCGAATGCCTTCAGGACGTGGTCACGCGACTGCTGCCGTACTGGGAGACCGAGATCGTGCCGGATCTGAAGGCTGGCAAGACCGTCCTGGTGGCCGCCCACGGCAATTCCCTGCGCGCCCTGGTCAAGCACCTGGACGGCATCTCGGATGAGGACATCGCCGGGGTGAACATCCCCACCGGCATCCCGCTGTACTACGAGCTGGATGAGCGCCTCAAGCCGGTGACCGCGAACGGCCGCTACCTGGATCCGGAGGCCGCGGCCGCTGGCGCCGCCGCAGTGGCGGCGCAGGGCACTGCCAAGTAA
- the phoU gene encoding phosphate signaling complex protein PhoU encodes MRELFHADLKSLGDQLTEIAGLVREAMDKARVSFEEADVELAETVITNDARIDYLQTALDEKAIELLALQGPVAADLRTVVAALRMSSSLERMGDLARHIAQLARRRFPDLVVPASAREDFRQMAEYAVEVAAEVEQLLATHDLTHASTIVKLNATINELHAKNFTSVANPSWDASAATTADVTLASRFLERFADHGVSVARKVTYLATGEWEPIIAID; translated from the coding sequence ATGCGAGAACTGTTCCACGCCGATCTGAAGTCGTTGGGCGACCAGCTCACCGAGATCGCCGGTCTGGTGCGTGAGGCCATGGACAAGGCCCGCGTCTCCTTCGAAGAGGCCGACGTGGAGCTGGCCGAGACGGTCATCACCAATGACGCGCGCATCGACTACCTGCAGACCGCCCTCGACGAGAAGGCCATTGAGCTCCTCGCCCTGCAGGGACCCGTGGCCGCTGACCTGCGCACCGTCGTCGCCGCCCTGCGCATGAGCTCCTCGCTGGAGCGCATGGGCGATCTGGCCCGCCACATCGCCCAGCTGGCCCGCCGCCGGTTCCCGGACCTGGTGGTCCCCGCCTCCGCCCGCGAGGACTTCCGTCAGATGGCCGAGTACGCCGTGGAGGTCGCCGCCGAGGTGGAGCAGCTGCTGGCCACCCACGACCTCACGCACGCCTCCACGATCGTGAAGCTCAACGCCACCATCAACGAGCTGCACGCCAAGAACTTCACCTCGGTCGCCAACCCGTCGTGGGATGCCTCCGCCGCCACCACCGCGGACGTCACCCTGGCCTCCCGCTTCCTCGAGCGCTTCGCCGACCACGGCGTCTCCGTGGCCCGCAAGGTCACCTACCTCGCCACCGGCGAGTGGGAGCCGATCATCGCGATCGACTGA